A genomic segment from Janibacter sp. DB-40 encodes:
- a CDS encoding PadR family transcriptional regulator, which translates to MRRRDMLEFAVLGLLHESPLHGYELRRRLNSRLGPFRALSFGTLYPCLAGLQGRGLVSVDREEPATGRRQRITYTLTDEGRATFAALADRSDPGSWEDEAFDVRLAFFARTEREVRLRILEGRRARLAERLAAMRGEDPAGEGADRWTNALRTHGEDSTERALVWIEDLIESERQAPRVRPGSLSDPGHPAFNPPRTQSPTKENP; encoded by the coding sequence GTGCGCCGCCGAGACATGCTCGAGTTCGCCGTGCTCGGTCTGCTCCACGAGAGCCCCCTGCACGGCTACGAGCTCCGTCGACGCCTCAACTCCCGACTCGGCCCCTTCCGCGCCCTGTCCTTCGGCACGCTCTACCCCTGCCTCGCCGGCCTGCAGGGGCGTGGTCTCGTCAGCGTCGACCGGGAGGAACCCGCCACCGGACGCCGGCAGCGGATCACCTACACGCTCACCGACGAGGGGCGCGCCACCTTCGCCGCTCTGGCCGACCGCAGCGATCCCGGCAGCTGGGAGGACGAGGCCTTCGACGTGCGGCTGGCCTTCTTCGCCCGTACCGAGCGCGAGGTCCGCCTGCGGATCCTCGAGGGCCGCCGTGCCCGACTGGCCGAGCGTCTGGCGGCCATGCGCGGCGAGGACCCCGCCGGCGAGGGCGCGGACCGCTGGACCAACGCCCTTCGAACCCATGGCGAGGACTCGACCGAGCGGGCGCTGGTCTGGATCGAGGACCTCATCGAGAGCGAGCGGCAGGCCCCGCGGGTACGCCCCGGCAGCCTGTCCGACCCCGGCCACCCCGCCTTCAACCCACCACGGACCCAGTCACCAACCAAGGAGAACCCATGA
- a CDS encoding transglycosylase domain-containing protein — MADHPRTRADARRRRGASSRGRRGKRGILRTLLLAFTALVALGVAGIVIAYMIIDIPRPNDQAVAQASVLYYSDGETEMDRIAKVNRESVELENVPTEVRRAFIAAEDRSFYDNSGISPKGILRAVSGVVSGEDRGGGSTITQQYVKNYFLTQDQTYLRKFKEILISVKIDGELSKDQILENYLNTIYFGRGADGIQTASEAYFDKDVKDLTASEGALLASVVNAPSLYDPALGEDQKKRAQERWNYVLDGMVEEGWMTAAERQDAAFPKTTAPQRSQTRDDDIGFITEEVRAEMRRDLDITDAQLDRGGFEIVTTIDKAAQQSAAEAVSEHRPTGERASDLHIGLASIEPGDGAVRAMYGGPKFGEGKYGYFNASVDGKMQAGSTMKPFTMIAALRDGFPLDTKYSGRSPFYDDAFIYDGPGATDIQEEGGVVNYNGRSFGPVDMRTATQKSINTYYAQLNLAATPKATAEAAKAAGVTSWSGNERVPLNTDPSNVFGTDAVRVIDMANAYATISAEGMRAEPYYIKSVTGTGGRDVDYEAKPDVRRVFPKDVTRDAIQAMSRVDEPGGTGYPTVADLGRPLGGKTGTTSNNYAAWFDGFTPGQLATAVGMYKGDGRLVEKNQLTGIGGFEEITGGTVPAQIWTDYMIGALEGEPVVQLPPPGNVKKKPHTDLPSGAPTPYTPPPPPPEPEPEPTTTQAPEPTTSSTTTSSSTSSTSSSTSSSTSSSSTSSSSSTTTTTPSPTSSTPPAPTSTTTTEPEPSLTVPPTPGGGATTTGNGSG, encoded by the coding sequence ATGGCCGATCACCCACGTACGCGCGCCGACGCTCGTCGGCGGCGTGGCGCGTCCTCGCGGGGCCGTCGAGGGAAGCGGGGCATCCTGCGCACCCTCCTGCTCGCCTTCACGGCGCTCGTCGCCCTCGGCGTCGCCGGGATCGTCATCGCGTACATGATCATCGACATCCCCAGGCCGAACGACCAGGCGGTGGCGCAGGCCTCGGTCCTCTACTACTCCGACGGCGAGACGGAGATGGACCGGATCGCCAAGGTCAACCGCGAGTCGGTCGAGCTGGAGAACGTGCCCACGGAGGTCCGGCGCGCCTTCATCGCGGCCGAGGACCGCAGCTTCTACGACAACAGCGGCATCTCGCCCAAGGGCATCCTGCGGGCCGTGAGCGGTGTCGTCTCCGGCGAGGACCGCGGTGGTGGCTCGACGATCACCCAGCAGTACGTGAAGAACTACTTCCTCACCCAGGACCAGACCTACCTGCGCAAGTTCAAGGAGATCCTCATCTCCGTCAAGATCGACGGGGAGCTGAGCAAGGACCAGATCCTGGAGAACTACCTCAACACGATCTACTTCGGTCGCGGTGCGGACGGTATCCAGACCGCGTCCGAGGCCTACTTCGACAAGGACGTGAAGGACCTGACCGCATCCGAGGGGGCGCTGCTCGCCAGCGTCGTCAACGCCCCCTCCCTCTACGACCCCGCGCTCGGTGAGGACCAGAAGAAGCGGGCCCAGGAGCGGTGGAACTACGTCCTCGACGGCATGGTCGAGGAGGGGTGGATGACCGCCGCCGAGCGGCAGGATGCAGCCTTCCCGAAGACGACGGCGCCCCAGCGTTCCCAGACGCGCGACGACGACATCGGCTTCATCACCGAGGAGGTGCGGGCCGAGATGCGGCGTGACCTCGACATCACCGACGCCCAGCTCGACCGCGGGGGCTTCGAGATCGTCACGACGATCGACAAGGCGGCCCAGCAGTCCGCGGCCGAGGCGGTCTCGGAGCACCGTCCCACGGGGGAGCGCGCCTCCGACCTGCACATCGGCCTCGCCTCGATCGAGCCCGGGGACGGCGCCGTCCGCGCGATGTACGGCGGGCCGAAGTTCGGTGAGGGCAAGTACGGCTACTTCAACGCCTCCGTGGACGGCAAGATGCAGGCCGGCTCGACGATGAAGCCCTTCACCATGATCGCGGCCCTGCGCGACGGATTCCCGCTCGACACGAAGTACAGCGGCCGGAGTCCCTTCTACGACGACGCCTTCATCTACGACGGGCCCGGGGCGACGGACATCCAGGAAGAGGGCGGCGTCGTCAACTACAACGGGAGATCCTTCGGCCCCGTGGACATGCGCACGGCCACCCAGAAGTCGATCAACACCTACTACGCCCAGCTCAACCTCGCGGCCACCCCCAAGGCGACCGCGGAGGCGGCCAAGGCGGCGGGTGTCACCTCGTGGTCGGGCAACGAGCGCGTCCCGCTCAACACCGATCCCTCGAACGTCTTCGGTACCGACGCGGTCCGGGTGATCGACATGGCCAATGCCTACGCGACGATCTCCGCAGAGGGGATGCGCGCCGAGCCGTACTACATCAAGTCCGTGACGGGCACCGGAGGCCGGGACGTCGACTACGAGGCGAAGCCCGACGTGCGCCGCGTCTTCCCCAAGGACGTCACCCGCGACGCGATCCAGGCGATGAGTCGGGTGGACGAGCCCGGTGGGACCGGGTACCCGACGGTCGCCGACCTCGGCCGTCCTCTCGGAGGCAAGACCGGGACGACCTCGAACAACTACGCCGCCTGGTTCGACGGCTTCACGCCGGGTCAGCTGGCCACGGCCGTCGGCATGTACAAGGGCGACGGCAGGCTCGTCGAGAAGAACCAGCTGACCGGCATCGGCGGATTCGAGGAGATCACCGGTGGCACGGTGCCGGCGCAGATCTGGACGGACTACATGATCGGCGCCCTGGAGGGCGAGCCGGTCGTCCAGCTGCCGCCCCCGGGCAACGTCAAGAAGAAGCCGCACACCGACCTGCCGTCCGGTGCGCCGACCCCGTACACGCCGCCGCCACCGCCGCCCGAGCCGGAGCCCGAGCCGACGACGACCCAGGCTCCGGAGCCCACGACGAGCAGCACCACGACGAGCAGCTCGACCAGCTCGACCAGCTCGTCCACGAGCAGCTCGACCAGCTCCTCCTCCACGAGCTCGTCGTCCTCGACGACCACGACGACACCGAGTCCGACCTCCTCGACGCCACCGGCTCCGACGTCGACGACCACCACCGAGCCCGAGCCGAGTCTCACCGTGCCGCCGACGCCGGGTGGCGGGGCCACGACGACGGGGAACGGGTCCGGGTAG
- a CDS encoding inositol-3-phosphate synthase, with translation MSSIRVAIVGVGNCASSLVQGVQYYQDADPQGSVPGLMHVTFGDYHVSDVQFVAAFDVDDKKVGKDLSEAINASENNTIKICDVPTSGVEVQRGHTLDGIGRYYAETIDESPAEPVDVVQALKDAEVDVLVSYLPVGSEEADKFYAQCAIDAGVAFVNALPVFIASDPEWSQKFADAGVPIIGDDIKSQVGATITHRVMARLFQERGVVLDRTYQLNVGGNMDFKNMLERERLESKKVSKTRAVTSNLSHDLGARNVHIGPSDYVQWLDDRKWAYVRLEGRAFGDAPLNLEYKLEVWDSPNSAGIIIDAIRAAKIAKDRGIGGALLSASSYLMKSPPEQREDTEGRRRLEAFIAGDEPR, from the coding sequence ATGAGTTCCATCCGCGTCGCCATCGTCGGTGTCGGCAACTGCGCCAGCTCCCTCGTCCAGGGCGTGCAGTACTACCAGGACGCCGACCCGCAGGGGAGCGTCCCCGGCCTGATGCACGTGACCTTCGGTGACTACCACGTCTCGGACGTGCAGTTCGTCGCCGCGTTCGACGTCGACGACAAGAAGGTCGGCAAGGACCTGTCCGAGGCGATCAACGCCTCGGAGAACAACACCATCAAGATCTGCGACGTGCCCACCTCCGGTGTCGAGGTGCAGCGCGGGCACACCCTCGACGGGATCGGCAGGTACTACGCGGAGACCATCGACGAGTCCCCCGCCGAGCCGGTCGACGTCGTGCAGGCGCTCAAGGACGCCGAGGTCGACGTGCTCGTCTCCTACCTTCCGGTGGGCTCGGAGGAGGCCGACAAGTTCTACGCGCAGTGCGCCATCGACGCCGGTGTGGCCTTCGTCAACGCCCTGCCGGTCTTCATCGCCTCCGACCCGGAGTGGTCGCAGAAGTTCGCGGACGCGGGGGTGCCGATCATCGGTGACGACATCAAGAGCCAGGTGGGCGCGACGATCACCCACCGCGTGATGGCCCGCCTCTTCCAGGAGCGTGGCGTCGTCCTCGACCGGACCTACCAGCTCAACGTCGGCGGCAACATGGACTTCAAGAACATGCTCGAGCGCGAGCGCCTGGAGTCGAAGAAGGTCTCCAAGACGCGGGCCGTCACCTCCAACCTCAGCCACGACCTCGGCGCACGCAACGTCCACATCGGCCCCTCGGACTACGTCCAGTGGCTCGACGACCGCAAGTGGGCCTATGTCCGTCTGGAGGGTCGCGCCTTCGGCGACGCCCCGCTGAACCTCGAGTACAAGCTCGAGGTCTGGGACTCCCCCAACAGCGCCGGCATCATCATCGACGCCATCCGCGCGGCCAAGATCGCCAAGGACCGCGGCATCGGCGGCGCCCTGCTCTCCGCGAGCTCCTACCTGATGAAGTCCCCGCCGGAGCAGCGCGAGGACACCGAGGGTCGCCGCCGGCTCGAGGCCTTCATCGCCGGCGACGAGCCCCGCTGA